One Pseudomonas sp. AN-1 genomic region harbors:
- the murA gene encoding UDP-N-acetylglucosamine 1-carboxyvinyltransferase, whose translation MDKLIITGGAPLDGEIRISGAKNSALPILAATLLADEPVTVRNLPHLHDITTMIELFGRMGVQPVINEKLDVEVDATTIKTLVAPYELVKTMRASILVLGPMVARFGQAEVALPGGCAIGTRPVDLHIRGLEAMGAVIDVEGGYIKARAPEGGLRGAHFCFDTVSVTGTENILMAATLANGRSVLENAAREPEVVDLANMLIAMGAKIQGAGTSTITVDGVERLGGASYAVMPDRIETGTFLVAAAASRGRVKLKDTDPTILEAVLLKLQEAGAEITTGDDWIELDMKGKRPKAVNIRTAPYPAFPTDMQAQFIAMNAVAEGTGTVIETIFENRFMHVLEMQRMGAQIQIEGNTAIVTGVPRLKAAPVMATDLRASASLVIAALVADGDTLIDRIYHIDRGYECIEEKLQLLGAKIRRVPG comes from the coding sequence ATGGACAAACTGATCATTACCGGTGGTGCCCCGCTCGACGGGGAGATCCGCATCTCCGGCGCGAAGAACTCGGCCCTGCCGATCCTCGCCGCCACCCTGCTGGCCGACGAGCCGGTCACCGTGCGCAACCTGCCGCACCTGCACGACATCACCACCATGATCGAGCTGTTCGGTCGCATGGGCGTGCAGCCGGTGATCAACGAGAAGCTCGACGTCGAGGTCGACGCCACCACCATCAAGACCCTGGTGGCGCCCTACGAGCTGGTCAAGACCATGCGCGCCTCGATCCTGGTGCTCGGCCCGATGGTCGCCCGCTTCGGCCAGGCCGAGGTGGCCCTGCCCGGCGGCTGCGCCATCGGCACCCGTCCGGTCGACCTGCACATCCGCGGCCTCGAGGCCATGGGTGCGGTCATCGACGTCGAGGGCGGCTACATCAAGGCCCGCGCTCCCGAGGGCGGCCTGCGCGGCGCGCACTTCTGCTTCGACACCGTCAGCGTCACCGGCACCGAGAACATCCTGATGGCCGCCACCCTGGCCAACGGCCGCAGCGTGCTCGAGAACGCCGCGCGCGAGCCTGAGGTGGTCGATCTGGCCAACATGCTGATCGCCATGGGCGCGAAGATCCAGGGTGCCGGCACCTCGACCATCACCGTCGACGGCGTCGAGCGCCTGGGCGGTGCCAGCTACGCGGTGATGCCCGACCGCATCGAGACCGGCACCTTCCTGGTGGCGGCCGCCGCCAGCCGCGGCCGGGTCAAGCTCAAGGACACCGATCCGACCATCCTCGAGGCCGTGCTGCTCAAGCTGCAGGAAGCCGGCGCCGAGATCACCACCGGCGACGACTGGATCGAGCTGGACATGAAGGGCAAGCGGCCGAAGGCGGTCAACATCCGCACCGCGCCCTACCCGGCGTTCCCCACCGACATGCAGGCGCAGTTCATCGCCATGAATGCGGTGGCCGAGGGCACCGGCACGGTGATCGAGACCATCTTCGAGAACCGCTTCATGCACGTGCTGGAGATGCAGCGCATGGGGGCGCAGATCCAGATCGAGGGCAACACCGCCATCGTCACCGGCGTGCCGCGCCTGAAGGCCGCACCGGTGATGGCCACCGACCTGCGCGCCTCGGCCAGCCTGGTGATCGCCGCCCTGGTCGCCGATGGCGATACCCTGATCGACCGCATCTACCACATCGACCGCGGCTACGAGTGCATCGAGGAGAAGCTGCAGCTCCTCGGCGCCAAGATCCGTCGCGTGCCGGGCTAG
- the mlaD gene encoding outer membrane lipid asymmetry maintenance protein MlaD: protein MQSRSLEIGVGLFLLAGLLALLLLALRVSGLTIGSAQDTYRVYAYFDNTAGVSPRAKVTMAGVTIGKVVAVDLDHDSFMGRVTMELDGRVNNLPTDSTASILTAGLLGEKYIGISIGGEEQVLADGGVIRDTQSALVLEDLIGKFLLNSVNKEPAKQ from the coding sequence CCCGCTCCCTGGAAATCGGCGTCGGCCTGTTCCTCCTCGCCGGCCTGCTGGCCCTGCTGCTGCTGGCCCTGCGCGTCAGCGGTCTGACCATCGGCTCGGCGCAGGACACCTACCGCGTCTACGCCTACTTCGACAACACCGCCGGGGTCAGCCCGCGCGCCAAGGTGACCATGGCCGGGGTGACCATCGGCAAGGTGGTGGCCGTCGATCTCGACCACGACAGCTTCATGGGGCGTGTGACCATGGAACTCGACGGGCGCGTCAACAATCTACCTACCGATTCCACCGCGTCGATCCTCACCGCCGGGCTGCTCGGCGAGAAGTACATCGGCATCAGCATCGGTGGCGAGGAGCAGGTGCTGGCCGACGGCGGGGTGATCCGCGATACCCAGTCGGCCCTGGTGCTGGAGGATCTGATCGGCAAGTTCCTGCTCAACTCCGTCAACAAAGAACCCGCCAAGCAATAA
- the hisG gene encoding ATP phosphoribosyltransferase has protein sequence MLTIALSKGRILDDTLPLLAAAGIVPTENPDKSRKLIIPTTQEDVRLLIVRATDVPTYVEHGAADLGVAGKDVLLEYGGQGLYEPLDLQIARCKLMTAGKVGAPEPSGRLRVATKFVNVAKRYYAEQGRQVDIIKLYGSMELAPLVGLADKIIDVVDTGNTLRANGLEPQELICHVTSRLVVNKASMKMQHARIQALIDTLRQAVAARQSA, from the coding sequence ATGCTGACCATCGCGCTGTCCAAGGGCCGCATCCTCGACGACACCCTGCCGCTGCTCGCCGCGGCCGGCATAGTGCCGACCGAGAATCCGGACAAGAGCCGCAAGCTGATCATCCCGACCACCCAGGAAGACGTGCGCCTGCTGATCGTGCGCGCCACCGACGTGCCGACCTACGTCGAGCACGGCGCCGCCGATCTCGGCGTGGCCGGCAAGGACGTGCTGCTCGAGTACGGCGGCCAGGGCCTGTACGAGCCGCTGGATCTGCAGATCGCCCGCTGCAAGCTGATGACCGCCGGCAAGGTCGGCGCGCCGGAGCCTTCCGGGCGCCTGCGCGTGGCCACCAAGTTCGTCAACGTGGCCAAGCGCTACTACGCCGAGCAGGGCCGCCAGGTCGACATCATCAAGCTCTACGGCTCCATGGAGCTGGCGCCGCTGGTGGGCCTGGCCGACAAGATCATCGACGTGGTCGACACCGGCAACACCCTGCGTGCCAACGGTCTGGAGCCCCAGGAGCTGATCTGCCACGTGACCTCGCGGCTGGTGGTCAACAAGGCGTCGATGAAGATGCAGCATGCGCGCATCCAGGCGCTGATCGATACCCTGCGCCAGGCCGTGGCTGCCCGCCAGAGCGCCTGA
- the algW gene encoding Do family serine endopeptidase AlgW gives MYKALRFLGWPVIAGLLLALLLIQLFPQWVGRDRQDLELRQAPAIGLPALGPVSYSDAVELAAPAVANLYTTKVVDKPSHPLFDDPQFRRFFGDNLPRQRRMESSLGSAVIMSPKGYLLTNNHVVAGADQIVVALKDGRETLARVVGSDPETDLAVLKIDLAELPAITLGRSDEIRIGDVALAIGNPFGVGQTVTMGIISATGRNQLGLNTYEDFIQTDAAINPGNSGGALVDAHGNLIGINTAIFSRSGGSQGIGFAIPTKLAQEVMEAIIAHGQVIRGWLGLEVQPLTAELAESIGLQGQGGIIVAGIYRDSPALRAGLQPGDVILAIDGEPASDGRRAMNQVARKRPGETLRISVVRGGERHELQAEVGLRPPASS, from the coding sequence ATGTACAAGGCGCTGCGCTTTCTCGGCTGGCCGGTGATCGCCGGCCTGCTGCTGGCCCTGCTGCTGATCCAGCTGTTCCCGCAGTGGGTCGGCCGCGACCGCCAGGATCTCGAGCTGCGCCAGGCGCCGGCCATCGGCCTGCCGGCACTCGGCCCGGTGTCCTACAGCGATGCCGTGGAGCTGGCCGCCCCGGCGGTGGCCAACCTGTACACCACCAAGGTGGTCGACAAGCCCAGCCATCCGCTGTTCGACGACCCGCAGTTCCGCCGCTTCTTCGGCGACAACCTGCCGCGCCAGCGGCGCATGGAGTCGAGCCTGGGCTCGGCGGTGATCATGAGCCCGAAGGGCTACCTGCTGACCAACAACCATGTGGTCGCCGGCGCCGACCAGATCGTGGTGGCGCTCAAGGACGGCCGCGAGACCCTGGCGCGGGTGGTCGGCAGCGATCCGGAGACCGACCTCGCCGTACTCAAGATCGACCTGGCCGAGCTGCCGGCGATCACCCTCGGCCGCTCCGACGAGATCCGCATCGGCGACGTCGCCCTGGCCATCGGCAACCCGTTCGGCGTCGGCCAGACGGTGACCATGGGCATCATCAGTGCCACCGGACGCAACCAGCTCGGCCTCAACACCTACGAGGACTTCATCCAGACCGACGCGGCGATCAACCCGGGCAACTCCGGCGGCGCGCTGGTCGACGCCCACGGCAACCTGATCGGCATCAACACGGCGATCTTCTCCCGCTCCGGCGGCTCGCAGGGCATCGGCTTCGCCATCCCCACCAAGCTGGCCCAGGAAGTGATGGAGGCGATCATCGCCCACGGCCAGGTGATCCGCGGCTGGCTGGGCCTCGAGGTGCAGCCGCTGACCGCCGAACTGGCCGAGTCCATCGGCCTGCAGGGTCAGGGCGGCATCATCGTCGCCGGCATCTACCGCGACAGTCCGGCGCTGCGCGCCGGCCTACAGCCGGGCGACGTGATCCTCGCCATCGACGGCGAACCGGCCAGCGACGGCCGCCGGGCGATGAACCAGGTGGCACGCAAGCGCCCGGGCGAAACCCTGCGCATCAGCGTGGTGCGCGGCGGCGAGCGTCACGAACTGCAGGCCGAGGTCGGCCTGCGTCCACCGGCGAGCAGCTGA
- a CDS encoding BolA family protein, whose translation MQAEDVKRHLEENLPGTTVVVEGQGCDFQLNLISDELAGLSPVKRQQQVYAHLNDWIANGSIHAVTMKFFSQAAWAERA comes from the coding sequence ATGCAGGCCGAAGACGTCAAACGCCATCTTGAAGAAAACCTGCCCGGCACCACCGTGGTGGTCGAAGGCCAGGGCTGCGACTTCCAGCTGAACCTGATCAGCGACGAGCTGGCCGGCCTCAGCCCGGTCAAGCGCCAGCAGCAGGTCTACGCCCACCTCAACGACTGGATCGCCAATGGCAGCATCCACGCCGTGACCATGAAATTCTTCTCCCAGGCCGCCTGGGCCGAGCGCGCCTGA
- the hisC gene encoding histidinol-phosphate transaminase, producing MSKFWSPFVKDLVPYVPGEQPKLARLVKLNTNENPYGPSPKVLEAIRAELDDSLRLYPDPSGERLKQAVADYYGVQPGQVFLGNGSDEVLAHVFHGLFQHGRPLLFPDVTYSFYPVYCGLYGIPFEAVPLDGRFRINVDDYARPNGGIIFPNPNAPTGCLLPLAAIRRLLEANAESVVVVDEAYVDFGGESAISLVDQYPNLLVTQTLSKSRSLAGLRVGLAVGHPDLIEALERIKNSFNSYPLDRLALAGAVAAFEDQDYFEQTCQAVIASREQLVSELEGLGFEVLPSAANFVFARHPRHDAATLAAALREQGVIVRHFRQARIDQFLRITIGTAEQNMALQEALTPLVQ from the coding sequence GTGAGCAAATTCTGGAGCCCCTTCGTCAAGGACCTGGTGCCCTACGTGCCGGGCGAGCAGCCCAAGCTGGCCAGACTGGTCAAGCTCAACACCAACGAGAATCCCTACGGCCCGTCGCCGAAGGTGCTCGAGGCGATCCGCGCCGAGCTGGACGACAGCCTGCGCCTGTACCCCGATCCCAGCGGCGAGCGCCTCAAGCAGGCCGTTGCCGACTACTACGGCGTGCAGCCGGGCCAGGTGTTCCTCGGCAACGGCTCCGACGAGGTGCTGGCCCACGTGTTCCACGGCCTGTTCCAGCACGGCAGGCCGCTGCTGTTCCCCGACGTCACCTACAGCTTCTATCCGGTGTACTGCGGCCTGTACGGCATTCCCTTCGAGGCCGTGCCGCTGGACGGGCGCTTCCGCATCAATGTCGACGACTACGCGCGGCCCAACGGCGGGATCATCTTCCCCAATCCCAACGCGCCGACCGGCTGCCTGCTGCCGCTCGCCGCGATCCGCCGCCTGCTGGAGGCGAACGCCGAGTCGGTGGTGGTGGTCGACGAGGCCTACGTCGACTTCGGCGGCGAGAGCGCGATCAGCCTGGTCGACCAGTATCCCAACCTGCTGGTCACCCAGACCCTGTCCAAGTCGCGCTCGCTGGCCGGCCTGCGCGTCGGCCTGGCGGTCGGTCATCCGGATCTGATCGAGGCGCTGGAGCGGATCAAGAACAGCTTCAACTCCTACCCGCTGGATCGCCTGGCGCTGGCCGGCGCTGTGGCGGCCTTCGAGGACCAGGACTACTTCGAGCAGACCTGCCAGGCGGTGATCGCCAGCCGCGAGCAGTTGGTCAGCGAGCTGGAGGGCCTCGGTTTCGAGGTGCTGCCGTCGGCCGCCAACTTCGTGTTCGCCCGCCACCCGCGCCACGATGCCGCCACCCTGGCCGCGGCCCTGCGCGAGCAGGGGGTGATCGTCCGCCACTTCCGGCAGGCGCGCATCGACCAGTTCCTGCGCATCACCATCGGCACCGCCGAGCAGAACATGGCGCTGCAGGAAGCGCTGACGCCGCTGGTGCAGTGA
- the hisD gene encoding histidinol dehydrogenase — MTAPFAIRRLDAADPQFARHLDHLLSWESVSDDAVNQRVLEIIKGVRERGDAAVVEFTRRFDGVEATAMAELILPRERLELALTRISAEQREALEKAAERVRLYHERQKQDSWTYTEADGTVLGQQVTPLDRAGLYVPGGKAAYPSSVLMNAIPAKVAGVAEVVMVVPTPRGELNELVLAAACVAGVDRVFTIGGAQAVAALAYGTESVPQVDKIVGPGNIYVATAKRHVFGQCGIDMIAGPSEILVVCDGQTDPDWIAMDLFSQAEHDEDAQSILVSPDAAFLDRVAESIARLLPTMERAEIIRTSLEGRGALIQVADMAQAIAVANRIAPEHLELSVADPQQWLPQIRHAGAIFMGRYTAEALGDYCAGPNHVLPTSGTARFSSPLGVYDFQKRSSIIFCSAEGASALGKTASVLARGESLTAHARSAEYRIK; from the coding sequence ATGACCGCACCGTTCGCCATCCGCCGACTCGACGCCGCCGATCCCCAGTTCGCCCGCCACCTGGATCATCTGCTGAGCTGGGAAAGCGTGTCCGACGATGCGGTCAACCAGCGCGTGCTGGAGATCATCAAGGGCGTGCGCGAGCGCGGCGATGCGGCGGTGGTGGAGTTCACCCGGCGCTTCGACGGTGTCGAGGCCACCGCGATGGCCGAACTGATCCTGCCGCGCGAGCGCCTGGAGCTGGCGCTGACCCGCATCAGCGCCGAGCAGCGCGAGGCGCTGGAAAAGGCCGCCGAGCGCGTGCGCCTGTACCACGAGCGGCAGAAGCAGGACTCCTGGACCTACACCGAGGCCGACGGCACCGTGCTCGGCCAGCAGGTCACTCCGCTGGACCGCGCCGGCCTGTACGTGCCAGGCGGCAAGGCCGCCTACCCGTCCTCGGTGCTGATGAACGCCATTCCGGCCAAGGTCGCCGGCGTCGCCGAAGTGGTGATGGTGGTGCCGACCCCGCGCGGCGAACTCAACGAGCTGGTGCTGGCCGCCGCCTGCGTGGCCGGCGTCGACCGCGTGTTCACCATCGGCGGCGCCCAGGCCGTGGCCGCGCTGGCCTACGGCACCGAGAGCGTGCCGCAGGTGGACAAGATCGTTGGCCCGGGCAACATCTACGTGGCCACCGCCAAGCGCCACGTGTTCGGCCAGTGCGGCATCGACATGATCGCCGGTCCCTCGGAGATCCTCGTGGTCTGCGACGGCCAGACCGATCCGGACTGGATCGCCATGGACCTGTTCTCCCAGGCCGAGCACGACGAGGACGCCCAGTCGATCCTGGTCAGCCCGGATGCCGCCTTCCTCGACCGGGTGGCCGAGAGCATCGCCAGGCTGCTGCCGACCATGGAACGCGCCGAGATCATCCGCACCTCGCTGGAAGGCCGCGGCGCGCTGATCCAGGTCGCCGACATGGCGCAGGCCATCGCCGTGGCCAACCGCATCGCTCCCGAGCACCTCGAACTGTCGGTGGCCGACCCGCAGCAGTGGCTGCCGCAGATCCGCCACGCCGGCGCGATCTTCATGGGCCGCTACACCGCGGAAGCGCTGGGCGACTACTGCGCCGGCCCCAACCACGTGCTGCCGACCTCCGGCACCGCGCGCTTCTCCTCGCCGCTGGGGGTCTACGACTTCCAGAAGCGCTCGTCGATCATCTTCTGTTCGGCCGAGGGCGCTTCCGCGCTGGGCAAGACCGCCTCGGTGCTGGCGCGCGGCGAGTCGCTGACCGCCCACGCGCGCAGCGCCGAGTACCGCATCAAGTAA
- the cysD gene encoding sulfate adenylyltransferase subunit CysD, giving the protein MVDKLTHLKQLEAESIHIIREVAAEFDNPVMLYSIGKDSAVMLHLARKAFFPGKLPFPVMHVDTQWKFREMYAFRDKMVAEMGLDLITHVNPEGVAQGINPFTHGSAKHTDIMKTEGLKQALDKYGFDAAFGGARRDEEKSRAKERVYSFRDSKHRWDPKNQRPELWNVYNGKVKKGESIRVFPLSNWTELDIWQYIYLEGIPIVPLYFAAEREVIEKNGTLIMIDDERILEHLSDEEKARIQKKMVRFRTLGCYPLTGAVESTAATLPEIIQEMLLTRTSERQGRVIDHDGAGSMEEKKRQGYF; this is encoded by the coding sequence ATGGTCGACAAACTGACGCATCTGAAACAGCTGGAGGCGGAAAGCATCCACATCATCCGCGAGGTGGCCGCCGAGTTCGACAACCCGGTGATGCTGTACTCGATCGGCAAGGATTCCGCCGTGATGCTGCATCTGGCGCGCAAGGCGTTCTTCCCCGGCAAGCTGCCGTTCCCGGTGATGCACGTCGACACCCAGTGGAAGTTCCGGGAGATGTATGCCTTCCGCGACAAGATGGTTGCGGAGATGGGCCTGGACCTGATCACCCACGTCAACCCGGAAGGCGTGGCGCAGGGCATCAACCCGTTCACCCACGGCAGCGCCAAGCACACCGACATCATGAAGACCGAGGGTCTCAAGCAGGCGCTCGACAAGTACGGCTTCGACGCCGCCTTCGGCGGTGCGCGCCGCGACGAGGAGAAGTCGCGCGCCAAGGAGCGCGTCTACTCGTTCCGCGACAGCAAGCACCGTTGGGACCCGAAGAACCAGCGTCCCGAGCTGTGGAACGTCTACAACGGCAAGGTCAAGAAGGGCGAGTCGATCCGCGTGTTCCCGCTGTCCAACTGGACCGAGCTGGACATCTGGCAGTACATCTACCTGGAAGGCATCCCGATCGTGCCGCTGTACTTCGCCGCCGAGCGCGAGGTGATCGAGAAGAACGGCACCCTGATCATGATCGACGACGAGCGCATCCTCGAGCATCTCAGCGATGAGGAGAAGGCGCGCATCCAGAAGAAGATGGTGCGCTTCCGTACCCTCGGCTGCTACCCGCTGACCGGCGCCGTGGAGTCCACCGCCGCCACCCTGCCCGAGATCATCCAGGAAATGCTCCTGACCCGCACTTCCGAGCGCCAGGGCCGCGTCATCGACCACGATGGCGCCGGCTCCATGGAAGAAAAGAAACGTCAGGGCTACTTCTAA
- a CDS encoding Nif3-like dinuclear metal center hexameric protein, with amino-acid sequence MAIALNTLVAEIDRHLDAARISDYCPNGLQVEGRAEVRRIVSGVTASQALLDAAVAWGADLVLVHHGYFWKSENPCVVGMKQRRLKTLLSHDISLLAYHLPLDLHPELGNNVQLARRLGLSVEGPLEPGNPRSVGLLGSLAEPLAPAEFAARVAQALGREPLLVAGTRPIRRVGWCTGAAQGYIEQAIAAGVDAYLTGEVSESTVHSARENGISFLAAGHHATERYGVQALGEWIASRFGVEHRFVDCDNPV; translated from the coding sequence ATGGCCATTGCCCTCAATACCCTGGTCGCCGAGATCGACCGCCATCTGGATGCCGCGCGCATCAGCGACTACTGCCCCAACGGCCTGCAGGTCGAGGGGCGGGCCGAGGTGCGCCGCATCGTCAGCGGGGTGACCGCCAGCCAGGCCTTGCTGGATGCGGCGGTGGCGTGGGGCGCCGACCTGGTGCTGGTGCACCACGGCTACTTCTGGAAGAGCGAGAATCCCTGCGTGGTCGGCATGAAGCAGCGCCGCCTGAAGACCCTGCTGAGCCACGACATCAGCCTGCTCGCCTACCACCTGCCGCTGGACCTGCATCCCGAGCTGGGCAACAACGTGCAGCTCGCCCGCCGTCTCGGCCTGAGCGTCGAGGGGCCGCTGGAGCCGGGCAATCCGCGCTCGGTGGGGCTGCTCGGCAGCCTGGCCGAGCCGCTGGCGCCCGCCGAGTTCGCCGCCCGTGTCGCGCAGGCGCTGGGCCGCGAGCCGCTGCTGGTCGCCGGCACGCGGCCGATCCGCCGGGTCGGCTGGTGCACCGGCGCGGCGCAGGGCTACATCGAGCAGGCGATCGCCGCCGGCGTGGATGCCTACCTGACCGGCGAGGTGTCCGAGTCGACCGTGCACAGTGCGCGGGAGAACGGCATCAGCTTCCTCGCCGCCGGTCATCACGCCACCGAGCGCTACGGCGTGCAGGCGCTGGGCGAGTGGATCGCCAGTCGTTTCGGCGTCGAGCACCGTTTCGTCGACTGCGACAACCCGGTCTGA
- a CDS encoding lipid asymmetry maintenance protein MlaB, whose translation MSPGALRAVPPDGLALDGVIDMHVGSELRAAGRRLLADSPAGRVWIDCAGITHSSSVGLSLLLCLLRDARATGKTLQIRNLPEDMRQIAEVYGVLELLPLAG comes from the coding sequence GTGAGTCCGGGCGCGCTGCGGGCGGTGCCGCCGGACGGGCTGGCCCTGGACGGCGTGATCGACATGCACGTGGGCAGCGAGCTGCGCGCCGCCGGCCGCCGCCTGCTGGCCGACAGCCCGGCCGGCCGCGTCTGGATCGACTGTGCCGGCATCACCCACAGCAGCAGCGTCGGCCTCTCGCTGCTGCTGTGCCTGCTGCGCGATGCCCGGGCGACCGGCAAGACCCTGCAGATCCGCAACCTGCCCGAGGACATGCGGCAGATCGCCGAGGTCTACGGGGTGCTCGAGCTGCTGCCGCTCGCCGGCTGA
- a CDS encoding phospholipid-binding protein MlaC: MLKILRRSLLVLLACLPFAGHAAATPQQVVQATTDKVLGELNSKREQFRQDPEAFYQALDGILGPVVDFDGFARGVMTVRYSRQASPQQMQAFVDNFKRSLVKFYGGALLEYDNQEIRMLPAVASREPGRASVNMEVVGRTGAIYPVTYTLEQKDGAWKVRNVIINGINIGKLFRDQFAESMRSNGNDLDKVISTWGDAVARAQESVNVKGDQQ; the protein is encoded by the coding sequence ATGCTCAAGATCCTGCGACGCAGCCTGCTGGTGCTGCTGGCCTGCCTGCCCTTCGCCGGCCATGCCGCCGCCACTCCGCAACAGGTGGTGCAGGCCACCACGGACAAGGTGCTGGGCGAGCTGAACAGCAAGCGCGAGCAGTTCAGGCAGGACCCGGAGGCCTTCTACCAGGCCCTCGATGGCATTCTCGGCCCGGTGGTCGACTTCGACGGCTTCGCCCGCGGGGTGATGACCGTGCGCTACAGCCGCCAGGCCTCGCCGCAGCAGATGCAGGCCTTCGTCGACAACTTCAAGCGCAGCCTGGTGAAGTTCTACGGCGGCGCCCTGCTCGAGTACGACAACCAGGAGATCCGCATGCTGCCGGCGGTGGCGTCCCGCGAGCCGGGGCGCGCCTCGGTGAACATGGAGGTGGTCGGTCGCACGGGCGCCATCTACCCGGTGACCTACACCCTGGAGCAGAAGGACGGCGCCTGGAAGGTGCGCAACGTGATCATCAACGGCATCAACATCGGCAAGCTGTTCCGCGACCAGTTCGCCGAGTCGATGCGCAGCAACGGCAACGATCTGGACAAGGTCATCTCCACCTGGGGCGACGCCGTGGCGCGCGCCCAGGAGTCCGTCAACGTCAAGGGCGACCAGCAGTGA